Part of the Roseomonas sp. OT10 genome, TGCTCTGTCTCCCGGAGATCTTGCCTGGGAGTTTTTGCGGAGAAACACCGAGTACCGGCGATCATACGACGAATTCCTCCAGGCAGGCGACAACACCGAAGAACTGACCCGGGAGTTTACATCCCGATGGGGGTTGCGATTTCCCGGCAGACCCTTCTG contains:
- a CDS encoding transcriptional regulator domain-containing protein, which translates into the protein MSEEDSWRSEAAYDYVDALSPGDLAWEFLRRNTEYRRSYDEFLQAGDNTEELTREFTSRWGLRFPGRPFCICNRLSSLLGRPLRSIDRRPRQNPDGSHASLT